Below is a window of Burkholderia cepacia DNA.
TCCTTGAGTTTGAACGGTTCGAACAGGGCAGACATCCACGACTCCTTTGCTTGGTTCTGCAAAACGACTGGGGACTCGCCGCGCGATGCGCACGGCGGAACGATCGGGACCGTCGCCGGTCATGCCCGGCGACGGAGCGGGAACGGCGCCGGCCCGGCCGGCGCCATGCCATTACTGGTGGCCGAGCTTCGCGAGCAATGCCTCGGCAGCCGGCTCCGACGACGCGGGGTTCTGCCCCGTGATCAGCAGCCCGTCGGTGACGACATGCGGCGCCCAGTCGGCGCTGCGCTCGAATTCCGCGCCGTTGGTCTTCAACATGTCCTCGACGAGGAACGGCACGACTTCCGTCAGTTCGACGGCCGCTTCCTCGCTGTTGGTGAAGCCCGTCGCCCGCTTGCCGCGCACGACCGATTCGCCGGTCTGCGGGTTCTTCACGTGGCGCAGCACACCCGGCGCGTGGCAGACGGCCGCGACCGGCTTGCCGGCGGCGAGCGCGCGCTCGATCAGGCCGATCGAATGCAGATCCTCGGCGAGATCCCACAGCGGGCCGTGGCCGCCCGGGTAGAACACGGCGTCGTAGTCGTCCACCGATACGTCGGCCAGCTTGCGCGTCGACGCGAGTTCGGCCTTGGCCGCTGCGTCCGCCTCGAAGCGGCGCGTCGCATCGGTCTGCGCGGCCGGATCGCTGCTTTTCGGGTCGAGCGGCGGCTGGCCGCCCTTCGGCGACGCGAGCGTCAGCTCGACGCCCGCATCCTTGAACGTGTAGTACGGCGCGGCCAGTTCCTCGAGCCAGAAGCCGGTTTTCTTGCCGGTGTCGCCGAGCGTGTCGTGCGAGGTCAGGACAACCAGAATCTTCATGATCGGACACTCCTTCGAAAATGGACGGGGGACCGGGGCCGCGCAACCGGGGTGAGCCGGCGCGGCACGCCTGTCGGTTAGTCAGCGCTGGCGCGTCAAGGTGCGATTCATTACGTCGAATGCCGTGCGCACCTATTAGACCAGTCGTCTAGAAACAGGCCAAATAAAACGACGGCGTCTCGCTGCCTGGACAGCATCGCAGCGAGAAATGGCATTTTCGCGTCTTGGTGGTCCGGGCCCGAATACGTCGTCGCATTCATGAGGACGGATGATAGCGCCGGATTAGACCGGTCGTCTAGGAAAATGGGCATTCGTCCCTGCCGGCGTCATGGCCTTTTTGTCGCCCCGACGCGGGACGCGGCCCGGCAACGCTCGTGGCCGATCGCGCCCCGCACCGCTCCCGCGCCGGCCAGCCTCGCAGCGGGCCGTCCCGCGGACGACGGGGACCGTCCGCCCGGC
It encodes the following:
- a CDS encoding type 1 glutamine amidotransferase domain-containing protein, producing the protein MKILVVLTSHDTLGDTGKKTGFWLEELAAPYYTFKDAGVELTLASPKGGQPPLDPKSSDPAAQTDATRRFEADAAAKAELASTRKLADVSVDDYDAVFYPGGHGPLWDLAEDLHSIGLIERALAAGKPVAAVCHAPGVLRHVKNPQTGESVVRGKRATGFTNSEEAAVELTEVVPFLVEDMLKTNGAEFERSADWAPHVVTDGLLITGQNPASSEPAAEALLAKLGHQ